TGCCAGTCGTTGGTCGGATAGACCCCGACGAGTGACGGGATGTGCGGGTCCGTGTCCGGGGCGCTGACCTCCAGCCGGACCAGCCGTCCGTGAGTGAGCGAGCGCAGGTGGTAGACGGCGCGCAGCTCGCGGCCCTTGTCCTCGGGGTAGTGCACACCGCTCACGCCTGTGCAGAGCTCGAAGCGCAACGCGGGGTCGTCGCGCAGGGTCTTCGCCACCCGGACGAGGTGCTCGCGGGCGACATGGAAGGTGAGCTCGCCCCGGTCGACCACGGTCTTCTCGATCGCGTTCTCCGGCAGGAGGCCCTGTTCCTCCAGGGCGCCTTCGAGCTCGTCGGCCACCTCGTCGAAGACTCCTTGCTCGCCTCGGCCGCGTGGTCCGCCGTACGGACGGGTGGCCGCGCCGGGCAGCCGTACGGAGCGTACGAGCCCGCCGTAGCCGGAGGTGTCGCCGCCGTCACGGGCGCCGAACATCCCGCGCTGGACGCGGATCTCCTCGCCGTGGTCGCCGCGCTGCCCCGGCAGGTTCTGCTCGGCGATCTCCTTCTCCGGGTTGGGCTGGTCGTCGCGTGCATCGCTCATCGGAGCAGCCCCTTCATCTCGATCGTGGGCAGCGCCTTGAGTGCCGCTTCCTCCGCTTCCCGGGCCGCTTCCTTGGCGTTCACGCCGAGCTTGGAGTTCTGGATCTTGTGATGGAGCTTGAGGATCGCGTCCATCAGCATCTCCGGCCGCGGGGGGCAGCCCGGCAGATAGACGTCGACCGGCACAATGTGGTCAACACCCTGCACAATCGCGTAATTGTTGAACATTCCACCCGATGAGGCGCATACGCCCATGGAGATCACCCACTTGGGATTGGGCATCTGGTCGTAGACCTGGCGCAGAACCGGGGCCATCTTCTGGCTCACCCGCCCGGCGACGATCATCAGATCGGCCTGCCGTGGCGAGCCGCGGAAGACCTCCATACCGAAGCGGGCGAGGTCGTACCGCCCGGCACCGGTCGTCATCATCTCGATGGCGCAGCAGGCGAGGCCGAAGGTCGCGGGGAAGACGGACGCCTTTCGCACCCAGCCCGCGGCCTGCTCGACGGTGGTGAGCAGAAAGCCGCTCGGAAGTTTCTCTTCGAGTCCCATGAGTGTGCCCCTCAGCCCCTCAGTCCCATTCCAGGCCGCCGCGCCGCCAGACGTACGCGTAGGCGACGAAGACGGTGAGCACGAAGAGCAGCATCTCCACGAGCCCGAAGATCCCCAGCGCGTCGAAGCTGACGGCCCAGGGATAGAGGAAGACGATCTCGATATCGAAGATGATGAAGAGCATCGCCGTCAGGTAGTACTTGATCGGGAAGCGGCCCCCTCCGGCCGGCGTCGGCGTGGGCTCGATGCCGCATTCATAGGCTTCGAGCTTCGCGCGGTTGTAGCGCTTCGGGCCGACAAGCGTGGCCATGACCACGGAGAAGATCGCAAAGCCTGCCCCTAGGGCGCCGAGCACAAGGATGGGCGCGTAGGCATTCACGCTCCTCGCTCCTTCCAGTCGTCTTTGACCGTTGGACCGCACCGGGCTCTACTCCGCCGCCTCGGAAGATCGTGCGTATGTGAGGCAGTTCACAAGCCCGACTGCTCCGCATCCTATGCCCGCCGGTCTGTGATCTGCGACACGGGGTACGACAACGACTTTGTGATCTCCACCACCTGACGAAGGATCATGAACATGGATGAGCGGTGATCTTGCACATCAAGCGCACGAGCGACTACAAGAGGTCACCTTTTGGAACGTTACCGCTGGTCAGGGGCTCGACGGCATTACCAGCAGCACCACGGACAGGCAAATTCGCGAGCCACCGGAGTGGGTGATAGAGGAGCCCATCACCCGAGCGGGGGACCCCATGGACGGCAGTGGACGTGTGCACCCGTTCACGAGCGCCCACACCCCCCTGGCGGAAGCGGCACGGAGTGACGGCGGCGCGACGGCGCGACGGCGCGGCGCGACGGCACGACGGCGGGCGGCGGGCGGCGGGCGGCGGTAATCATCCTGTGACCTGCGCCACTCGCGATCGCTCCGGGGAATTCAGGGCTTGGCCATCGGCATGAAGGGATGGTAGGCGGGGGGCAATCCGGACCTTTTACTGAAAGCACATGATCACAGCCCTGATCATGGTCGTCCGTTTTGTCCGTTACGGCGTCAATAAAGTTCCCACGTAAGCGGATTACGAGATTCCGAACGTAACTGTGGCGCAACACACGTTCCTTGAAGGGAACCGTTGATGGCTGATACCGGTTGTCCCTATGTCCCACACCGCTCACATACGAAGCCACCGGAAGCCCCGTCCGCAGAGCGCATCCAAGCTCGCACTGCGGGCCGGAGTTGCCGGTGGCGTCCTCAGCACCATCGCGGTGGCCGGTAGTGCCGGACCGGCGAACGCCGAGCCGGTGACCGAGACCATCGAAATGCCCGCGCTCACCCTGGAGACCCCGGCGCTCGCCACCGCGGTCGCCCGCTCCGCCGAGGCCAGCCAGCTCGCCGCCCTCGACGCCGAGTTGCAGAGCCAGGAGAACGCGGCGGCCGTGAAGGCGGCCAAGGCTGCCAAGAAGGCCAAGGCCGAGGCCGTCCGCAAGGCCGAGGCCGAGAAGAAGGCCGAGGAGGCCGCCCGCGCCGAGACCCGCGCCTCCCGGAGCTCCGAGCGCACCACGCTCTCCGCGTCGAAGAGCGCCGTCTCCGCTCCCTCCGGTTCGGTCGGGACGGTCATCTCCTTCCTGAAGGCCCAGCTCGGCGACGCCTATGTCATGGGCGCCACCGGCCCCAACGCCTGGGACTGCTCCAGCCTCGTCCAAGCCGCCTACCGCCAGGTCGGCGTGGACCTCCCCCGTGTCTCCCAGGACCAGTCGACGGCCGGCACCCAGGTCTCCCTGGACAACCTCCAGGTCGGCGACATCCTCTACTGGGGAGGTGCCGGCTCGGCCTACCACACCGGCGTCTACATCGGCGACGGCCAGTACCTCGACGCCGCGAACCCCGGCAAGGGCGTCGTCATCCAGGACCTGTCCGGCTACCCGGCGAGCGGCGCGGTTCGCGTGCTCTGAGGTCGCCTGCCTGACGGTCGACCGCAAACACGCCGGATCGGACAATCCGGCACATAGCGCAACAGCCGGGGTCGTGCCTCCCGTTCAGGGAGCCGCGACCCCGGCTCGACCTGTCTCCTGCTCGCGTTGACGAGGGCATCGCGAGGCAGATACCGATCAGCGCCAGCAAGCCGGTGGCGACGGCGAGGGTGGTCATGCCTCCACCGGCTCCTCGGTCTGCTCGGTCAAGCTGAACCACACGGTCTTGTGGCGTCCGCCTCCCTGGACCACGTTCCAGCGCTCGGCGTACGCGGCGATCAGCAGGAGCCCTCGCCCACCCTGCCGGGTCACGGGGACCTCGGTGAGCTCGGTCGGCAGCAGCTTTCCGGCCTCGTCGTCCTTCACGAGCACCAGCACACGGGCATCGGTCACCGACACGTCCACCGCGATGACGGAGGCGCACGTGTGGAGATAGGTATTGGTCACCGCCTCGGAGGTGCACAGCTTCGCGGCCTCCACCAGCCGCGGACGGCCATGGGCCTCCATGAGGCAGGCCACCCAGTCTCGAGCGAGGCGGACGGTCATCGCCGCATTCGGACCGGTGAAGCTGTACCGCTGACTTGAGGGGAACGGCGCGCACGCCGTTGAGTCGGTCTTGGTCATCCTCGTCTCCCAACGCGGTTGATCACGCGCCGCGCACCAGCCGTGGCAATGGCCGCCCCCTGATGACGGCACGTCAAGACGCGCGTCAGCGGGTGCACTTCGGTCTTACCGGCATGCGACGTGGTGCTGCCAGGACCATAGGCGCCATGTATGCCACGTAGCAAGATTGGCACCCAGAGTTACCTCTGTCGGGTGGACCCGTGGCATCGTTACGCGCGACACTGTGCGCAGACAGGGGAAGGGACACATGCCGCCAAGGGACAACCCAACCGCCCGCCAGGTTCGCCTTGGTGGCGAGTTGCGCAAGCTGCGCGAGCGTGCCGGCAAGACGGCCCGCGAGGCGGCGGGAATGGTTTCGACCGATCAAGCCAAGATCAGCCACATCGAAGCCGGGCGCATCGGAGTCAGCGAGGAGCGGATTCGCAAGCTCGCAGTCTTCTACGCCTGCGACGACGAGCCGCTGATCGAGGCGCTCTGCGCCATCGCTCGCGAGCACCGGGGACAACACTGGTGGGACGAGTACCGGGGTGTACTCGCCCCCGGCTTCCTGGACATTGCCGAGCTCGAGCACCACTCAACGGGCCTACGCTGCCTGCAACCGGTTTCGTTCCCAGGTGTACTTCAGACCGAGGAGTACGCACACGCGCTATTCGCCAGCGTGATTCCGTCTCTCCCCGAGAACGAGGTACAGGCTCGCGTCGAGCACCGGATGAAGCGGCGCGATGTACTGGAGCGTGACGATCCACCGAGGTTCGAGACGATCGTGCACGAGGCCGCCCTGCGCATGAGGGTTGGCGGCAGGAAGGTCATCCGCAAGCAGCTTGAGTATGTGATGTCGGTGAGCGAGCGGCCTGACGTGACCGTGCGGGTAATCCCATTCACGACTGAGAATTTCTTCGAGGTCACACAGACTGTGATGTATGCGAGCGGGGTGGTGCCGCAGCTCGACACCGCCCATATCGACAACCTGTTCAAAGGCGCCTTCCTCGACTCAGTGGCCGACCTGCATCGCTATCGCACCCTGCTCGATCTTGCCGGGCAAGCGGCACTCTCCCCCGAAGAGTCGCGGAGTTTCATCCATCACACCGCACGAGAACTGTGAGAGTCAGGGAATGAACAGCGGAATCCAGTGGCAGAAGTCGAGCGCCTCGACCGGCGGAGAGCAGTGCCTCGAACTGGCCGAGAGGGACGGCGACATCCTGGTGCGCGAGAGCGATGATCCCGAGGTGATCGTGAAGACCTCGCCGGAAAAGCTGCGTGCGTTCATCGCGGGCGTCAAGAACGGCGAGTTCGACCACTTCGCCAACTAGAACCAGGGATCAATCATGCCCCCGCCTGATCCAGGCGGGGGCATCTTTGCGTGCCACCCCCCAAGTATGCCCCGTGGCACACTTGCCACCTTGTTCAGGGTAGCGGTACGGTCACTTTGCGCTGTTGAGACGCAGCGCTCCCTGCACAAACACGCCAAATGTGCGGCAAGTTGGCTCGAAGCAAGTCCTGTTGGGGGGTCGCTCCCGCTGGCGCTTCCCGTGAGATCAATCAGCATGGGGTCAATCATGTCGCCATGAATGGAGGACGAGGATGGCTACGTCGGCTTGCCTGGCAAGCATCAACGGGGCATTATTGCCCGCCTCTTCCGCGTCGGCCGAGCACCATATCGGACACGGCTTCTTGCTCACTGCCGTGCGGTACAGCGCGGTCAACTCACCGATCGCGGAGCCGATCCAGGCCCCACGCGTCCTGAGCACCCCCGCTGACGCCTTACGTGCCATGCGTGTGCAAATCAGGGGCGCTCATATGCTCGGAATGACCCCGCGCGAGGTCGAACGGGCCGTCGAATGGGCGGAGTCCGGCTGGATGACGGCGCGTGGTCTGCTGGCGTCCGGAATGCCGTGCGGATTCACCGTGGTGTTGGGCAGCGGGGCGGTCTCCGAGTGGTCCGTACGGCCCGTGCGCTACCTCGCAGTGCGGACAACCGGCACCTGCCCGGTTGACCGACAGCACGCGCTACCAGGGGGATCGCGCACATGAGCATTCCAGCGGACCGGGCACCTGGCCTGTGTCCTCGCGGGCAACCCCCGGAAGCGCGACCAACCGCCGGTCGCGTGGACGTCCGCTGTCGCGCTGCCCGGATGCCTAGGATCACCCGCATGCCGCTGAGACCCGTTCACGTGATCATCAAGGCTCTCGATGCTCCGGCGGTCGGCCGGTTCTGGGCGGAGGCGCTCGGTTGGAGTGCCTACAGCACTGGCGTGACCACATACGTCGGCCCCTCCGGCGTCCTCGTCTGGCCGGATCCGGTTGCCGTCGGCGTCAATGTCGTTCCCGTCCCGGAGCCCAAAGTCGACGGTGAAGAACCGTGTGCACCTCGATCTCGCCACCACGTCCGCGGCTCATCAGGCGGAGTTGGTCGCACGCCTCCGGGCCTTCGGCGCCACGCAGGTCGACGTGGGACAGGGCGCAGTGCCGTGGACGGCTCTCACCGATCCCGAGGGCAACGAGTTCTGTGTGCTCGAGCCCCGGGAGGTCTACCGGGACACGGGGCCGATCGCCGCGATGGTGGTCGACTGCGCGGATCCGCGGACGATGGCCCGGTTCTGGGGCGGAGCACTGGACCGGACCCCGCACGAGGTGGCGAGGAGAGCGTGCCGGTCCTGGTGTGGGCACCACCAGGACCGGCGCGTCTCGTCGGGCGTCGGGCCGTCAGGCCTTGGGCGCGGCCTTCGAGAGGCCGTTGATGATCCTGTCCATCGCGTCGCCGCCCGTCGGGTCGGTCAGGTTGGCGAGCATCTTCAGCGTGAACTTCATCAGCACCGGGTGGCTCAGCCCGCGCTGGGTCGCGATCTTCATGACCCTCGGGTTGCCGATGAGCTTCACGAAGGCGCGGCCCAGTGTGTAGTAGCCGCCGTAGGTGTCCTTGAGGACCTTCGGGTAGCTGCGCAGGGCGAGTTCGCGCTGCGCCGGGGTGGAGCGGGCATGGGCCTGGACGATGACGTCGGCGGCGATCTGGCCGGACTCCATCGCGTAGGCGATGCCTTCGCCGTTGAACGGGTTGACGAGCCCGCCCGCGTCGCCGACGAGCAGCAGACCGCGGGTGTAGTGGGGCTGGCGGTTGAAGGCCATGGGCAGGGCGGCGCCGCGGATCGGGCCGGTCATGTTGTCGGGGACGTAACCCCACTCCTCCGGCATGGACGCGCACCACGCCTTGAGCACCTCGCGCCAGTCCAGGTCCTTGAAGGCCGCGGAGGTGTTGAGCACGCCGAGGCCGACGTTGGAGGTGCCGTCGCCCATGCCGAAGATCCAGCCGTAGCCGGGCAGCAGCCGGTCCTCGCCGGGGCCCCGGCGGTCCCACAGCTCCAGCCAGGACTCCAGGTAGTCGTCGTCGTGCCGGGGGCTGGTGAAGTAGGTGCGGACCGCGACACCCATCGGGCGGTCCTCGCGGCGGTGCAGGCCCATCGCCAGGGACAGCCGGGAGGAGTTGCCGTCGGCGGCGACGACCAGCGGGGCGTGGAAGGTGACCGGGGTCTTCTCCTCGCCCAGCTTGGCGTGCACACCGGTGATACGGCCGGTGCGGTCGTCCACGATCGGCTCGCCGACGTTGCAGCGCTCGTACAGGCGCGCCCCCGCCTTCTGCGCCTGGCGGGCGAGCTGCTCGTCGAAGTCGTCGCGCTTGCGGACAAGTCCGTAGTCCGGGTAGCTGGCGAGCTCCGGCCAGTCGAGCTGGAGCCGGACGCCGCCGCCGATGATGCGCAGACCCTTGTTGCGCAGCCAGCCGGCCTCTTCGGAGATGTCGATTCCCATGGCGACGAGCTGCTTGGTGGCACGCGGGGTGAGCCCGTCACCGCACACCTTCTCGCGCGGGAACGCGGTCTTCTCCAGGAGGAGGACGTCAAGTCCGGCCTTGGCCAGGTAGTACGCGGTCGTCGATCCGGCCGGACCCGCGCCGACGACGATCACATCCGCGGTGTGCTCGGAGAGAGGCTCGGTCACGGCGGGATCTCCCGAAACTCGATTTCGCGTGCTTAAAAGCACTGGACGTGTGCAGTCTATGGGGGCGTACCGATCCGCCGACCGAAGGGCTGTCCCATGAGCGAAACGCTTCCCGCCGCTCCCGCCGCGCCGGTGGTGCGGCTGCGCGTGCCCACCGACGAGGACGCCCTGGTCTGGCACCGGATCTTCGCCGATCCGGAGGTGATGGAATTCCACGGCGGGGCGCCCGCCGAGCTGTCCGAATACGAGGAGTTGACAGCACGGCAGCGCAGACATGACGCGGAACGCGGTTACTGCCTCTGGACGGTTCTGGACGGGGACGGCGCGGTGCTCGGGTTCACGGGCGCGCAGCCGTGGCCGCACGCCTGGGGCCCGGTGGGCGAGATCGAGATCGGCTGGCGGCTGGCCAGGCGCGCCTGGGGGTTGGGTTACGCGACCGCCGCGGCCCGCACCACGCTGGAGCGGTTGCGGGCGGCGGGGGTGCCGAGCGTGGTCGCGATGGTGGTGGCGGAGAACGAGCGGTCGATCGCGGTGACCCGGCGGCTCGGTATGGAGCTGGCGGAGACGTTCACGACTCCGCAGTCGCAGCGGACCGGGTATTGCTTCCGGCTGGATCTGCGGGACGGCGCGGCCGGGTAGCTGCTGCCAGGGAGGTACCGCACCGTCGGAACGCCGATCGGGCACCCGCCTGCCGGTCGGTGCCGACCCTTGGGTGTCATTGCCGCGCTCCGCCGCCGTCGGTATGCCGCACCGCAATGCGGCACGCCCCGACGGCGATGGATCCGGTCTCCCCTGGGCCGGCCGGCCTCCGAGCGCCGTCACTACGTAGGCGTCGTCGGTCGTCGCCCGCATAGGCAGGCATCGCCGACGCGAACGCGGTGCCATCGCGACGAAGCTGAGTACCATGACGAACACCGACACGAACTCCGCAAACGCGACCACGACCGCAGCCACCGCCACCGCCACCTCTGCCACTGTCGCCGGCACTGCCACCGCCACGGGCAGCCTTCTGGAGGCCGCCCTCGACACGGCGGCGCCTCACGTCAAGGGCCTGAGGAAGGGCAAGGACCCGAAGAAGAAGGCGGCTCAGCGGCGCGCCGCCAAGGCTCTGGCGTACTTCACCCTGGCCTCCACCGCGCTCATGGTCCTGGCCGAGCCGTGGCTGCTGATCCCGGTCGCAACCCTGGTCCTCGCGATATCGCTCTGGGACTGACCGGGCCGCCCACCGGGTCCGCGAACCGCCGCAGCGCAGATGGGCCTCGCGGGGCTCCCCCAACCGCCCGAAGCCCGCAGGTCCGGTGGACAGGTGCGGACAGCACTGGTCAGCACCCCCTCGCGTCAGCCCTGGAAAGTGGACACCGCCTCACACGAGGCTGAAGGCCGTGAACACGGCACGCGGGGAGACGGACCGTCAGCGATGCGCCGGAGTCGCCGTCGTCCGAGACTCCGGCCCCCGAAAGCCACGCCAACACATTCCCATCCGCAACCGCAACCGCAACCGCAACGAAGGAACCCCCATCATGACGTCCCGCCCGACCCGTGCCCTCACCCTGCTGGCCGCCGCCGTGGCCCTGTCGGCCACCACCGTCCCCACCGCCAACGCCGCGCAGAACGGCGCCGAACGGCGTCCGCCGAGGATCGTCGCAGACTGGGCGCATGCCTGGAACGGCACCGACCCGGCCGCGCTCGGCGCCCTGTTCACCGCCGACGGCACCTACACCGACAAGGCCGTGGGCATGACCTTCCGCGGCCCCAAGGAGATAGCCGGGTGGAAGGCGCGCGCCGACCGCCTCATCGACAACGTCCATGTCACGGTGCGCTCTGCCCGGCGCGACGGCACCCGCGTCAGCGTCAAGGCCGTCTACTCAGGCCATCTCAAAGGCGCGCCCAAGCCCTTCGCCGTCCCGATGACCACTCTGCTCGACCTCAACAAGAGCGGCTGCCGTATCACCTCCGACCAGGACCACTACAGCATCGCCGCCGTCCTCGCCCAGTCCGGTCTGCCCGCCGACTGGACCCCGCCCGCGGCTTGAGCCCGTCCAGGAGACGCCCCGCGGCGACCGCGGGCTGATCGCGGCCCCGCGTCAGCCCGCGGAGTGTCGCGGCGGACGCGGTCGGTTGCGGCAGGTCCGCCGACGAAGACGAAGACGCAGACGCAGGATCGCCGGGGGAGAGTCAGAAGACCGACAGGCCCGTCAGCGTCGTGAACCTGTCCAGCGCGGCCACACCCGCCACCGAGTTGCCGCGCCGGTCGAGACCCGGGCTCCACACGCACAGCGTGCAGCGGCCGGGGACGACGGCGACGATCCCGCCGCCCACCCCGCTCTTGCCGGGCAGCCCGACGCGGTAGGCGAACTCGCCCGCCGCGTCATACGTACCGCAGGTCATCATCACCGCGTTGACCTGCTTGGCCTCGCTGCGGCTCAGCAGCCGGCTGCCGTCGGCGCGCAGTCCGTGCCGGGCCAGGAAGCGGGCTGCCAGGGCGAGATCGGCGCAGCTCGCCCTGATCGAGCACTGCCAGAAGTAGTGGTCGAGCAGTATCGGCACAGGATTGGCGATATTGCCGTACGAGGCCATGAAGTGGGCCAGTGCGGCGTTGCGGTCGCCGTTCTCCCCCTCCGAGTCGGCGACCTCCTGGTCGAAGGCCAGGTCCGGGTTGCCGCTCTCGGCGCGCAGGAACTCCAGGAGATCGCTGCTGGCGTCACCGGTCAGGGTCTGGAGCCGGTCGGTGACGACGAGGGCTCCCGCGTTGATGAACGGATTGCGCGGGATGCCGTTCTCGTACTCCAGTTGCACGAGCGAGTTGAACGGGTTGCCGGACGGCTCGCGGCCCACCCGCTCCCACAGCGCGTCCCCGTCGAGGGAGAGTGCGAGCGCCAGCGCGAAGACCTTGGTGATGGACTGCGCCGAGAACGGCAGCCGCCAGTCGCCGACCCCGTACACGGTGCCGTCGAGGTCGGCGATGGCCATACCGAAGCGGCGCGGGTCGACGGACGCGAGCGCGGGGATGTACTCGGCGGGTGTGCCGCTGCCGATGAGCGGGGCCACGTCCGCGGCGATGCGTCCCAGCAGTTCCTGGTAGTCGTCCGCCTGCTTCATGAGCGATGCCCGCCTTGCTACTGCGGCTTGCTGCCGCGGTGCAGGGCGACGATGCCGCCGCTCAGGTTGCGCCAGGCGACCTTGGTCCAGCCGGCATTCTGGAGCAGCCCGGCGAGCTCCGACTGCTCGGGCCAGGACTGGATCGACTCGGCGAGATACACGTACGCGTCGGGGTTCGACGACACCGCGCGGGCGACGGGCGGCAGCGCCCGCATCAGGTACTCCTCGTACACGGTGCGGAACGGGCCCCAGGTGGGGTGGGAGAACTCGCAGATCACGACCCTTCCGCCCGGCTT
This DNA window, taken from Streptomyces sp. SCSIO 30461, encodes the following:
- a CDS encoding NADH-quinone oxidoreductase subunit C → MSDARDDQPNPEKEIAEQNLPGQRGDHGEEIRVQRGMFGARDGGDTSGYGGLVRSVRLPGAATRPYGGPRGRGEQGVFDEVADELEGALEEQGLLPENAIEKTVVDRGELTFHVAREHLVRVAKTLRDDPALRFELCTGVSGVHYPEDKGRELRAVYHLRSLTHGRLVRLEVSAPDTDPHIPSLVGVYPTNDWHEREAYDFFGLVFDGHPALTRIMMPDDWQGFPQRKDYPLGGIPVEYKGAQIPAPDQRRSYS
- a CDS encoding NADH-quinone oxidoreductase subunit B family protein gives rise to the protein MGLEEKLPSGFLLTTVEQAAGWVRKASVFPATFGLACCAIEMMTTGAGRYDLARFGMEVFRGSPRQADLMIVAGRVSQKMAPVLRQVYDQMPNPKWVISMGVCASSGGMFNNYAIVQGVDHIVPVDVYLPGCPPRPEMLMDAILKLHHKIQNSKLGVNAKEAAREAEEAALKALPTIEMKGLLR
- a CDS encoding NADH-quinone oxidoreductase subunit A, with translation MNAYAPILVLGALGAGFAIFSVVMATLVGPKRYNRAKLEAYECGIEPTPTPAGGGRFPIKYYLTAMLFIIFDIEIVFLYPWAVSFDALGIFGLVEMLLFVLTVFVAYAYVWRRGGLEWD
- a CDS encoding C40 family peptidase, whose product is MSHTAHIRSHRKPRPQSASKLALRAGVAGGVLSTIAVAGSAGPANAEPVTETIEMPALTLETPALATAVARSAEASQLAALDAELQSQENAAAVKAAKAAKKAKAEAVRKAEAEKKAEEAARAETRASRSSERTTLSASKSAVSAPSGSVGTVISFLKAQLGDAYVMGATGPNAWDCSSLVQAAYRQVGVDLPRVSQDQSTAGTQVSLDNLQVGDILYWGGAGSAYHTGVYIGDGQYLDAANPGKGVVIQDLSGYPASGAVRVL
- a CDS encoding ATP-binding protein, with product MTKTDSTACAPFPSSQRYSFTGPNAAMTVRLARDWVACLMEAHGRPRLVEAAKLCTSEAVTNTYLHTCASVIAVDVSVTDARVLVLVKDDEAGKLLPTELTEVPVTRQGGRGLLLIAAYAERWNVVQGGGRHKTVWFSLTEQTEEPVEA
- a CDS encoding helix-turn-helix transcriptional regulator, whose product is MPPRDNPTARQVRLGGELRKLRERAGKTAREAAGMVSTDQAKISHIEAGRIGVSEERIRKLAVFYACDDEPLIEALCAIAREHRGQHWWDEYRGVLAPGFLDIAELEHHSTGLRCLQPVSFPGVLQTEEYAHALFASVIPSLPENEVQARVEHRMKRRDVLERDDPPRFETIVHEAALRMRVGGRKVIRKQLEYVMSVSERPDVTVRVIPFTTENFFEVTQTVMYASGVVPQLDTAHIDNLFKGAFLDSVADLHRYRTLLDLAGQAALSPEESRSFIHHTAREL
- a CDS encoding DUF397 domain-containing protein yields the protein MNSGIQWQKSSASTGGEQCLELAERDGDILVRESDDPEVIVKTSPEKLRAFIAGVKNGEFDHFAN
- a CDS encoding geranylgeranyl reductase family protein, with protein sequence MTEPLSEHTADVIVVGAGPAGSTTAYYLAKAGLDVLLLEKTAFPREKVCGDGLTPRATKQLVAMGIDISEEAGWLRNKGLRIIGGGVRLQLDWPELASYPDYGLVRKRDDFDEQLARQAQKAGARLYERCNVGEPIVDDRTGRITGVHAKLGEEKTPVTFHAPLVVAADGNSSRLSLAMGLHRREDRPMGVAVRTYFTSPRHDDDYLESWLELWDRRGPGEDRLLPGYGWIFGMGDGTSNVGLGVLNTSAAFKDLDWREVLKAWCASMPEEWGYVPDNMTGPIRGAALPMAFNRQPHYTRGLLLVGDAGGLVNPFNGEGIAYAMESGQIAADVIVQAHARSTPAQRELALRSYPKVLKDTYGGYYTLGRAFVKLIGNPRVMKIATQRGLSHPVLMKFTLKMLANLTDPTGGDAMDRIINGLSKAAPKA
- a CDS encoding GNAT family N-acetyltransferase, whose translation is MSETLPAAPAAPVVRLRVPTDEDALVWHRIFADPEVMEFHGGAPAELSEYEELTARQRRHDAERGYCLWTVLDGDGAVLGFTGAQPWPHAWGPVGEIEIGWRLARRAWGLGYATAAARTTLERLRAAGVPSVVAMVVAENERSIAVTRRLGMELAETFTTPQSQRTGYCFRLDLRDGAAG
- a CDS encoding nuclear transport factor 2 family protein encodes the protein MTSRPTRALTLLAAAVALSATTVPTANAAQNGAERRPPRIVADWAHAWNGTDPAALGALFTADGTYTDKAVGMTFRGPKEIAGWKARADRLIDNVHVTVRSARRDGTRVSVKAVYSGHLKGAPKPFAVPMTTLLDLNKSGCRITSDQDHYSIAAVLAQSGLPADWTPPAA
- a CDS encoding glutaminase, which gives rise to MKQADDYQELLGRIAADVAPLIGSGTPAEYIPALASVDPRRFGMAIADLDGTVYGVGDWRLPFSAQSITKVFALALALSLDGDALWERVGREPSGNPFNSLVQLEYENGIPRNPFINAGALVVTDRLQTLTGDASSDLLEFLRAESGNPDLAFDQEVADSEGENGDRNAALAHFMASYGNIANPVPILLDHYFWQCSIRASCADLALAARFLARHGLRADGSRLLSRSEAKQVNAVMMTCGTYDAAGEFAYRVGLPGKSGVGGGIVAVVPGRCTLCVWSPGLDRRGNSVAGVAALDRFTTLTGLSVF